Genomic segment of Clostridium sp. Marseille-P299:
AGTGGGATTAGATATTTTAAAATCTCACCAATAAACGTAACTGCCAGAATAATACCAAATTGTCGAATATACTTCATGAATGCCTCCACTTCTATTCCATCATGAATTAAGTCTTACCTTTTTTTAACCTAAATTCCTTATGATAAAATATTCTCTTTTGTTATTTCGTTTTACCAATATAAAATTGGTAGTACCAATTACAAAAAAATATACTCTTCTTTTTTTTATCTGTCAATTACAAATAGAATATTTTTTGATTACTTTTTATATTATAAATGCTTATCCATAAAATAAATCATATTAATTTAACTGCTACTTATTTTACAAACCCAATCCTCGTCATAGTTCGATTAGAGTAATCTGTGAGAACATGTTGATGTTTCGTATTTTGCTGACCAATGGTATACTCTTCATTCATTGAGCCGTTTATCATTCCTGCATACAAAATTTCTTTATCATTGAAAGCAATTAATTTAAATCCATTATTTATTTCATAATCATAGTTCCTAGATAATAAAAACACCTTATTCTCATGATAGAAGAATTCGTTGTTATAATATATGAACCTGTCTTTTAGTTCCTTAGGAAGTTTCCTTAAATATTCACTTTCCATATGCACTTTAATCTCATTTTCTTTTGTAAATTCATATACTGCAACAACGCCAAATAATGTACTTTCTTCCTTCAAACGGTTCATATTATATAAGTAATTGGCAAGTAAAATATCGCCTTGCTCAATAAATTCAAAGCTCTTAATAGTTGCATTTTCAGGTGTTTCACCAACTTTTTTCTTCGTAATTAACTCCTGCTTCTCTAAATCATACAAATATAGATATAGGTTATTATCTTCTAAAACAGCCAATGCGATATAATTAGCATTTGTAACTTTAGCAATATTTAAAACTTGCACTTTTTTATCACTACTAATCTCAATTGGATAAAGGACCTTGATTGTTTTATCAATCTTATTATCATATAAGCTATCTTGTTTCACATCAAATGCCAGAATTCCTGAAATACCACGGTATTTTGTATCTGCAAGTTCTAAATTTGGTATCGTAAAATAATAATAATCTCCTATCTTTACTTTAGGAAGATCATTTGCAATACTAGGAATATTTTTATTATTAGTTGAGCTAGTATTTTTATCATTTTCATATACTACTTCTGCATCTTCCGGTACAGATACTTGTAGTAATTTATTTATTTCACTTTCAGTTGTTAAGTAGTGCTCTGAATTCCACAGCTCAAAGCTAATTGGGAAATAATCATAATAATCAGATACAGGATAATGAAATGTCTCCTCTTTATTCTCAAATCTAGAATGTTCTTCCTGAATTCTATATAACGAGAAATTTAACCTAAAAAAAAAAAACGGGTTACTAACGTCAACCTCATGGAACAAGCTTTCATATTTCGCCTGATAGTTTAATCCCTCATTAAAACTTATTCGAATTTCATTTTTGAAATACTGGTCTTTACTAGTAATATCGATTGAAACTCCATTACAAGCACTGATATCCCCCAAGTAAGTGATTTCTTCAAACTTTACGTCATCTCCTTGTTCATGAACATACATTCCACCTATAATTATAAGGATGATAAAGCAAATACTAAGAATTAACCCAATAGAAAATTTGCGTTTCATCTCACTCCTCCCTTCACTCTAAGTTCTTAAACAGTGTATCCGCAACACGACTCGCCTGATAACTATACTGTTGTTTTACATAATCAATTAAATCAATTCCCTCTTCTTCTAAATCACTAATTAATACATCTCCAATACAATCTCCTTTTTTTAAAAGGATTGCTCTTCCAATAAAATGTTTAATTTCTTCAAGTAAATGTGTAGATAATACCAAACATTCTTCCGGTTCTAAAATACCCAACAAAACTTTATAAAAATCTTCTCGATTAAATATATCATTCCCAGCAAACGGCTCATCCATAAAGATATAATCTGCTCCTTGCGATAGCGCAAGACACACTTCAAATTGATTCTTTTGGCCCGTTGAGAAAGTACGAATTTTCTCTTTCGTTGGTAATTGAAAGAATTCCATCAATGAATTAAATCGTTTCTCACGAAATCTTGGAAATTGCATCTGATAAAATTCCTTATGTTCCTTTGCCGTAAGACCTCCAAAAAAAGAATGTTCACAAGTTGCAAATGATAAACGTTCTATATTCTTCGGTGTTATTTTTTCGCCATCTAAAAGCACCTGCCCATAGTTTAGCGAAGTAAAATTAAATACTGACTTCATTAACGTAGATTTTCCAGCACCATTCTCTCCTAATAACCCAACAATTTCACCCGGCTGAAATGTTAATGATACCCGATTTAATGCTACTTTTGTATAATAAACTTTATAGAGTTCCTTTAATTCTAACATTATTTTTTGGTATGCAAGGTTCTACATACGTTCCCCCTTTTTTATTAATTCATAAAATGACTAGTTTATCAATCTTTACCTTAAAACTAATATAATTTAACGTTTTATTTACTTTACTAAAACTAGTCACACAATTTGAATCTTATTAACATAGAAAATACCAAGAAGCACAACAACAATAGTAGCTAATGGTAATATCAACATATATCCAGGAACATTTGCAAAAAATGAGTAAATAGCAAATACTCCAAAGATAGCCCCTAATCCTCCAAGGACACCACTTCTTTTACTTCGTTCCGCAAAACCTGCTAGTAAAGCCATTGTAGGCAATAAGATTAAGATACAAATCGGCAGGATAACACATAATAGATCATTGATTGGATAGATTTTCTGTATCAAATCGTCATTCCACATTAGTTTAAATCCTTGCAACGGTTGATTATTTTTAGGAACCAATGTTTCATACATTGGATAGCCAGCTATAAAAAGTAAAAGTTACCAAAGATATATAACGAACATACCAATAGCTGAAACTGCAACATTTTCAAGGTAAAAACTTATGCGTATCTTCTTTTCCTTAATTCTAAGCATCGTATAAATACTTTTACTACCAAAGTAATGTTGATAGAAAAATCCTAAAGGTAGTAGCGTTAAACCAATTATCATAATACCTATTAAATAGAGATAAAAATGAGATAATATAATATCCTGATAGGGTGTTGCCATTGTGTTAGTTAATATTTTCTCCCCAGTTTTTTGATCTAGCTTATATAAGCTTTGTATCATTTCACTTAATTGAAAACCAAAAACAATAAACTCAAGCAAGGTCACACTTACAATAATCTTAAAACTTATTGAAAAAATTTTAGAGGGCTTTATAGTAATTGGTAACCACCAACGTTTTATTGATGACTTCACCATATTCACCTCCGCTCATTCTCTTCTTCTAAATAATCCTTGGCGTAATAAATCATCACAAGTATTGATATTGTTAAAACAATTAAATATTTAATCATTGTAGACAGATATAAAAGCTCATAAAATTTTGTATAAATATAACCATTCACAACAATTGGGATAATATTTTTATGTTTCGTTTCAATGCATATTTGTACATAAACAACACTGATTACTATGCTTATTAAAACAAATAGATTGTATATGAATCGCATTACATTAGAAATTGGAAACACTGTTCTTAAAAAGTCCCACCGAAAAAAAGCCAAGAATAATGCTTGGGTCATTTGAGCTTCTTTTGGAACAAATTCAAGGTACATTTGATATCCAATGAGAATCATACCGAATTGTACTCCTAACAAAATGACAAGATGACTTAAGGTATGTACTCCTGATGTTATAGGTCTTACGATTCTAGGAATTGGTAGACGTAAATACATATAGTCAGTTTTAGTCGACATATTTTGTCTTATTGGTATACTAATTAAAAGAATCAATGTAAGTAGTATTGCAGTCAAAAACAAAGCCTTAAAATGACTTTGTGCCAAAAACTCTTCAAATCTTGGAGCCCATGGTTTTAATGTAGCATCCCAATTATTTATACTTTCATTAGCTTCTATTTGATAATCTGTATGAATCAGCCGTTGATAAAAAAAATATCCTTCGCCTGCGCATAATAATAAAATGATTCCAGCAAATGCTTTCCATGTATACTTCCATTGTAAATGTAGAATTGATACGTACCTTCGATATGTCATGCAATCTTCTCCTTTATTCATTCCTCATAACTACCATAATCCTTCTAAAAGCTTTATCGCTTCTAAAAGCTCTATTCCCATCCCCTTTACGGCTTCAATATAATGTGTCGTTTCTAAGTTTATTAACTCCTCTTTTATAGATTTCGCTTTTTTATCATCAAACGTCAATAAACTTTTTGATCCTGGGTAAGAGATAATTAGTCCTTCTTCTTCCATTTCTCGATACGCTTTTTGGATTGTATTTGGATTCACATTTAGCATCGATGAGAGTAACCTTCTTGATGGTAATACATCCCCTGTACTTACTTGTTTTGATACAATACCCATTTTTACAAATCGAATGATCTGTGTATATATCGGTGTCAAATCATTCAATTTTAGACTCGAAAAATCGACAATCAAATTTGTATAACCTCCCTAATCAAATTACTCTTTTTCCTAACTGTATCACCAGTATAATACACTTTAATTGTATTATACTGGTGATACAGTTAAATGTCTACTAAAATTTGTAAATTAAAATAAGCGTTTGGTATCTATTTCAATCAGAAACCAAACGCTTGCTTTTATATTAATCTATTATAATAATATTTATCTTAAAACTAATTAAACCTACTATGAATTCTTACAATGTAAGAGTGATATTAATATTCTGCTATTGACTTTATTCTGTTATTAAGTTTTCTAACATTTCCTGAGATTCATTTACTATATACAGCTTATTACCATGTTTTACAACCTTTTGTAATTTTATTACTGCCTGCTCAATATCACCATTCATAACATCTATTTTTGCTAATGTATAAAGCACACTTAAGTATTGTCTTTTGTTTAAATCGTATTTTGGTATTTTACTTAAGTATTCATAACTTAAGCTGTATTTGCCTAAAAAATAATATCTTTCTCCAATTAAAAGATCAACTATGATTCTATACCTTTTGCCCAAAGGTGATAAGCGTACCATATTAGTTTCATACAACCTTTCAGCTTGTTCAATTTCTCCAAGCATATAATGACATAGAATAAGATCGATTGTATATATCAAGTAGGACATATTTCTCTCCGATAAACATGAAGTATCTACCTCCATTAAATACTCTTTTGCTGTAAAAATATCTCCTAGTAACAGGTGCCCAACAGAGCGGTTTATAGCTAAATAATTCATACCACTTTTGTTTTTTTGATATCGTTTTTCTTGCTTATCAATTAATTCTAGATACTTTTCTGGATCACACTTAATGTTTAACATGTTACTTTGTACTCTGCCTTTAATATAAAAAACAATCAGAATAACAACAAATGCAATAAAAACTGTTATAGCAAACATCCAAGCGATTTCAGGTATGAAAATTGATAAAATCATGATACAGACAAGTTCAATTATTAGTACTATGTAACGTATTAATATCACCTCGCTTTATTTTTTAACTAGTTGTAAAATCCCTAGCTTGATTGTTAATATTTAACATTATCATTGTATATTCATTGTATAAAATTGTCAAACTTGTAAATTTGAATCGGTGAATCTCTCACAAGTTTGCAGCAGTTTAATCTAAGTAATGGAATTCATTTCAAGCGAGTGGGCATCCTAAGCGGAGCGATTTTTAAATAATAGGACAAAGCTTTTATGCTTTTATTTCATATCATTTTAAAAAAAATCTAGTGTTTCATATGATTTAAATTTCATTGAAACACTAGATTGCATACTCTACTAAATAGCTCCGTATATTCTGATTATCAATTATATAACTGAAGGTGAATTGATATGAAATACTCCCTCTAAAGCTTTATTTTGTATTCCATACCAGATTCTCGCTGCAAACTCATTACTAACACTTTCTAAGAAAAACTGAGAAACTTCAAGGTTTAGCTTACGACAAACCATAGTAAGAATACTCTTAACCTTAATTTGAGCTTGTTCCATATCATCATCTTTAAAATAAAATTCAATTTCTTTGCAATCACTTGTATTTAATTCTAATTTATGGACTGGTTGATCTGCTATTACACAGCCAACTACATTTAACAGAACAAGATAACATATGTTATCTAAATATAATAATTGGTAATCTATCTGAACACGTTCAAGTAACTTTATCACATGCTGTCTGTCAAAAAAATCTAGAAGCTTCTTCTCTGCTTCAATCTCAGTTAGATATTCAAGTATCAAGTCTACCCCACTTTTATTTGAATTACCTAACATTGTAGGATAATCTAATGTAAGCAAGTGGTCTTGAGGTTTAAATTTTGCATCATACCAAATAAAAAACTCCGGCATTCCTTTAATTATCGTATCTTTATAATGTCTACAGCCATAATCATCGAAATTTTCAATCAGCCTCTCATATATTTTCTTTGCTCTCAGCACCTTATTAAGTACAATTTCGTATCCTTTTTTATAGGCATCTGCTGCATTTCGTTTATTCTCCAAATCCAATACGACATTGGTCTCCTGATCAAACTTCTCTTGATTAACACTTTCATCAATACAATAAATTACTGCTTCCATCAGCATTCGTGCAGTTTCATAAGACACCGAACTACTATCACCCGAAGTATATTTCACTGCAAGCTTTTCAACTAAAGGTAATAAATCTTCAATTTCGTATTGCATAGTGTCTCCCTTCTTCTAAACGTTTTACCAAAATAATTCACTTAATACATCAAGGTACACTTCCTTATCCCATCTTGGCACTTCATCAAATTGACCATATTCTCCATACCCACCAGTTTCTTTATATCCCTCATATCCAGCTCGTATTGCCTTTGAGAATATTTCCAAACAAGTTCCTTCAAGATATTCAGTATCTCCCGTACATACACCATCAAACTGTTCCCTCATATAGGATAATAATTCCTCATCGGTTAAATTATCTTCCGATTCATTTTTGTATTCATAAAATATTTCTTGTAATCGCTCTAACGACTCAATATAATTATCTTGAGTGATATAAGATGAATCACAAAATGTATATATTAACTTATCAAGAATACTAGTTCCTAATTCTACTCTTTGATACTTTTTAAGACTTTCATCTCTACATACAATAAGCTCTTTTGCATCTTCTTCTGTTAGACTTAAACCATATTTCTCTGTTTTTTCATTACTAAGAATCAATGTAGCCAACTCGTTTTGATGCTTTTTTAGTTGTAATAATTCAAAAATATTATCTTCCATAGAACCACTCCTTTGAAATGTAGTAGCTCATTATACTTCCGCACTCGCCGATTTACAAGTCTTGTAAATCCAGTGAATTTATGCTATAATAATTATAGAAATTAAGATATTAAATACTATGTTTAAGAGTTCAAACGACAACTTATCTTCATGAACATTTAAAGGAAACTATATTAATTCTCACATCTACTATTAATTTCTTCTCAATATTCATTTTTTTCAACATTCATTTTCTCTCAATATTCATTTTCTCTCATATTCATTTTTTCTCAATATTCATTCTTTCTCACAAATCGCTTATTTTCTCACTTAAACTTTTATTATTCTTTATTTTTAACCTTCATTTTTTAATAACATAAAATGATTGTCTTTCATCAATTATACTCCCTTTACTAAAAAGCGTCTGTATTGTAAAACTAATGTCTAAAACTATACCCTTGACTATTTTTCAATTTTTGTAAATTTAGGTTGACACTTGTATACCTAAGTGGTAATATATGTAAAACAAATACAAGGAGGTCAACTCATGAATAATAT
This window contains:
- a CDS encoding tetratricopeptide repeat protein — translated: MLNIKCDPEKYLELIDKQEKRYQKNKSGMNYLAINRSVGHLLLGDIFTAKEYLMEVDTSCLSERNMSYLIYTIDLILCHYMLGEIEQAERLYETNMVRLSPLGKRYRIIVDLLIGERYYFLGKYSLSYEYLSKIPKYDLNKRQYLSVLYTLAKIDVMNGDIEQAVIKLQKVVKHGNKLYIVNESQEMLENLITE
- a CDS encoding DUF6179 domain-containing protein, with the protein product MQYEIEDLLPLVEKLAVKYTSGDSSSVSYETARMLMEAVIYCIDESVNQEKFDQETNVVLDLENKRNAADAYKKGYEIVLNKVLRAKKIYERLIENFDDYGCRHYKDTIIKGMPEFFIWYDAKFKPQDHLLTLDYPTMLGNSNKSGVDLILEYLTEIEAEKKLLDFFDRQHVIKLLERVQIDYQLLYLDNICYLVLLNVVGCVIADQPVHKLELNTSDCKEIEFYFKDDDMEQAQIKVKSILTMVCRKLNLEVSQFFLESVSNEFAARIWYGIQNKALEGVFHINSPSVI
- a CDS encoding GntR family transcriptional regulator, whose product is MIVDFSSLKLNDLTPIYTQIIRFVKMGIVSKQVSTGDVLPSRRLLSSMLNVNPNTIQKAYREMEEEGLIISYPGSKSLLTFDDKKAKSIKEELINLETTHYIEAVKGMGIELLEAIKLLEGLW
- a CDS encoding ATP-binding cassette domain-containing protein, producing MLELKELYKVYYTKVALNRVSLTFQPGEIVGLLGENGAGKSTLMKSVFNFTSLNYGQVLLDGEKITPKNIERLSFATCEHSFFGGLTAKEHKEFYQMQFPRFREKRFNSLMEFFQLPTKEKIRTFSTGQKNQFEVCLALSQGADYIFMDEPFAGNDIFNREDFYKVLLGILEPEECLVLSTHLLEEIKHFIGRAILLKKGDCIGDVLISDLEEEGIDLIDYVKQQYSYQASRVADTLFKNLE
- a CDS encoding DUF6323 family protein; translation: MEDNIFELLQLKKHQNELATLILSNEKTEKYGLSLTEEDAKELIVCRDESLKKYQRVELGTSILDKLIYTFCDSSYITQDNYIESLERLQEIFYEYKNESEDNLTDEELLSYMREQFDGVCTGDTEYLEGTCLEIFSKAIRAGYEGYKETGGYGEYGQFDEVPRWDKEVYLDVLSELFW